A DNA window from Zingiber officinale cultivar Zhangliang chromosome 3A, Zo_v1.1, whole genome shotgun sequence contains the following coding sequences:
- the LOC122051542 gene encoding probable calcium-binding protein CML10, translated as MGKIRSLFRLRRPKSQHSSPPSPSTPSSSSSSSASGDLERVFNKFDSNGDGKISSEELAAVLSNLGHPPSEEELRRMMVEADSDGDGFISLEEFVEINAPPASIDEDLRLAFAVFDLDRNGVISADELSQVLIGIGEGASVAQCRRMIQGVDRDGDGLVSFEEFKAMMTYGAGFSRACAALAAANATAE; from the coding sequence ATGGGAAAGATCCGATCTCTCTTCCGCCTTCGCCGACCCAAATCTCAGCACTCCTCGCCGCCATCCCCCTCcactccttcctcttcctcctcctcctccgcttcCGGTGACCTCGAGCGCGTCTTCAACAAATTCGACTCCAACGGCGACGGCAAGATCTCGTCCGAGGAGCTCGCCGCGGTGCTCTCGAACCTCGGCCACCCGCCCTCCGAGGAGGAGCTCCGCCGGATGATGGTCGAGGCCGACTCCGACGGGGACGGGTTCATCTCCCTGGAGGAGTTCGTGGAGATCAACGCGCCGCCGGCGTCGATCGACGAGGACCTGCGCCTCGCCTTCGCCGTATTCGACCTCGACCGAAACGGCGTCATCTCCGCGGACGAGCTCTCCCAGGTCCTCATCGGTATCGGGGAGGGCGCCTCCGTCGCCCAGTGCCGCCGCATGATCCAAGGGGTCGATCGCGACGGCGACGGCCTCGTTAGCTTCGAGGAGTTCAAGGCCATGATGACTTACGGGGCGGGTTTCTCCCGTGCCTGCGCTGCTCTCGCCGCCGCCAATGCCACCGCCGAATAG
- the LOC122051541 gene encoding 20 kDa chaperonin, chloroplastic-like — MASLHFSGLSIASTAAAPMLSISGLRLAPATFSRPFPVGSLNRRGSGGFVVKAATIIAPKYTSVKPLGDRVLIKIKTSEEVTAGGILLPSTAQSKPQSGEVVAVGEGRTVGNNKLAVVIQPGSQVIYSKYAGTELELNGASHIILKEDDIVGILEAEDVKDLKPLNDRILIKVAEAEEKTAGGLLLTEASKEKPSIGTVVAVGSGALDEEGNRKPLTVESGSTVLYSKYAGNEFKGADGSGYVVLKASDVLAILS, encoded by the exons ATGGCTTCTTTACACTTTTCTGGACTGTCGATCGCCTCTACTGCTGCGGCGCCTATGCTTTCCATCAGTGGGCTTCGACTTGCTCCAGCGACGTTCAGTCGTCCTTTTCCAGTTGGATCCCTTAACAGAAGGGGCTCTGGCGGTTTTGTTGTGAAAGCTGCGACGATTATTGCTCCAAAG TACACTTCTGTCAAACCTCTGGGTGATAGAGTGCTAATTAAGATCAAGACTTCTGAGGAGGTGACTGCTGGCGGCATATTACTACCCTCAACAGCTCAATCAAAACCTCAGTCCGGCGAAGTGGTTGCCGTCGGAGAAGGAAGGACTGTAGGCAACAACAAGTTAGCAGTTGTTATTCAG CCTGGATCACAAGTTATATACTCGAAGTACGCAGGCACAGAACTGGAACTGAATGGAGCCAGTCACATTATCCTGAAGGAGGATGACATTGTTGGCATTCTGGAAGCTGAGGATGTCAAGGATTTAAAGCCTCTCAATGACAGGATTCTAATCAAG GTTGCGGAAGCTGAGGAGAAGACTGCCGGCGGTCTGCTCTTGACAGAGGCAAGCAAAGAGAAGCCTTCCATTGgaacggttgttgcagtgggttCAGGTGCCCTCGACGAGGAAGGGAACCGGAAGCCATTGACGGTGGAGAGCGGGAGCACGGTGCTGTACTCCAAGTACGCCGGTAACGAGTTCAAGGGCGCTGATGGCTCCGGCTACGTTGTTCTCAAAGCGTCCGACGTCTTGGCGATCCTCTCCTGA
- the LOC122053625 gene encoding copper transporter 5.1-like — translation MMHMTFYWGIKATILFDSWRTDSWTSYLLSLVALFAVAAFYQYMEDRRLRFKLLATRSKPSPIASPLLEPAPFSVAAPVARAATAVLFGVNSAIGYLLMLAVMSFNAGVFLAVVVGLAAGYFLFRSGGEEDMVVVENPCACA, via the coding sequence ATGATGCACATGACCTTCTATTGGGGCATCAAGGCCACGATCCTGTTCGATTCGTGGCGGACCGACTCCTGGACCTCCTACCTCCTCAGCCTCGTTGCCCTCTTCGCCGTCGCCGCCTTCTACCAGTACATGGAGGACCGCCGCCTCCGATTCAAGCTCCTCGCCACCAGATCCAAGCCCTCCCCGATCGCCTCCCCTCTCCTCGAACCCGCCCCCTTCTCCGTCGCTGCTCCCGTAGCCAGGGCCGCCACCGCCGTCCTCTTCGGCGTCAATTCCGCGATCGGGTACTTGCTCATGCTCGCCGTCATGTCCTTCAACGCCGGCGTCTTCCTCGCCGTCGTCGTCGGCCTGGCCGCCGGGTACTTCCTCTTCCGGAGCGGCGGGGAGGAGGACATGGTCGTGGTGGAGAACCCCTGCGCCTGCGCTTGA